A single genomic interval of Brevibacillus brevis harbors:
- a CDS encoding response regulator transcription factor, producing the protein MKLTILIADDDPHVRELLRFYLAKEGYNVLACVDGNEASELLEQESVQLAIVDVMMPGKNGWELCREIREFYDLPVIMLTAKGEVRDKEKGFLAGTDDYLTKPFEPTELLYRIKALLRRYQMVSKQIIVINDTVIDRISHVVKVKDELIHLPLKEFELLAQLASFPDRIFTRDQLLEFVWGGDTESDSRTIDVHIKRLRDKFTEKTNDFVISTVRGLGYKLEVRGT; encoded by the coding sequence ATGAAACTGACGATTCTGATTGCAGATGACGACCCACACGTACGTGAGCTATTGCGGTTTTACTTAGCAAAAGAGGGATACAACGTCTTGGCTTGTGTGGATGGAAATGAGGCTTCGGAGCTGTTGGAACAGGAATCTGTCCAGCTCGCCATCGTGGATGTGATGATGCCAGGCAAAAACGGCTGGGAGCTGTGCCGGGAGATCCGGGAATTTTACGACCTCCCTGTCATTATGCTAACGGCAAAGGGAGAGGTGCGGGATAAGGAAAAAGGCTTTTTGGCGGGGACGGATGATTATTTGACCAAGCCATTTGAGCCTACCGAATTGCTGTACCGCATCAAGGCCTTGCTGCGTCGCTATCAGATGGTCAGCAAACAAATCATCGTCATAAACGATACTGTCATCGATCGGATCAGCCATGTCGTGAAGGTAAAAGATGAGTTGATTCATTTACCGTTAAAGGAATTTGAACTGCTTGCCCAGCTTGCCAGTTTTCCTGATCGGATTTTTACTCGGGATCAACTGTTGGAATTCGTGTGGGGCGGCGATACTGAGAGCGATAGTCGTACCATCGATGTGCATATTAAGCGGCTGCGAGATAAATTTACGGAGAAAACAAATGACTTTGTCATTTCTACCGTTCGCGGCTTAGGCTACAAGCTGGAGGTACGAGGCACGTGA
- a CDS encoding alpha/beta hydrolase: MNLKHIFRKGTDSEAPTLLLLHGTGGDENDLLPLVNRIYPGASVLSVRGNVLENGMPRFFRRLAEGVFDEEDLVYRTQELHEFLDQAAVTYLIERDNIVAVGYSNGANIAGSLLFHYPNPLKGAILYHPMVPRRGIALPDMSAIPVFIGAGTNDPICTAQETEELNQILTEAGADVTVHWDSYGHQLTVKEVEASAKWFTEMFRK; the protein is encoded by the coding sequence ATGAATTTGAAGCATATTTTTCGAAAAGGAACCGATTCAGAAGCACCGACACTGTTGCTGCTTCACGGAACGGGCGGAGATGAAAACGACCTCTTGCCACTGGTCAATCGCATTTATCCAGGCGCTTCTGTTCTGAGTGTCCGTGGGAATGTTCTCGAAAACGGCATGCCGCGATTTTTCCGACGCCTAGCAGAGGGGGTTTTTGACGAAGAGGATTTGGTCTACCGAACGCAGGAGCTGCATGAGTTTTTGGATCAGGCGGCGGTTACGTATCTGATCGAGCGAGATAATATCGTGGCAGTCGGCTATTCGAACGGAGCGAATATCGCAGGGAGTCTCCTGTTCCATTACCCGAATCCGCTAAAAGGGGCGATTCTTTATCACCCAATGGTTCCACGACGTGGGATCGCTCTGCCTGATATGTCAGCCATCCCGGTGTTCATCGGAGCGGGCACGAACGATCCGATCTGTACTGCACAAGAGACGGAGGAGCTGAACCAAATACTGACAGAAGCAGGTGCTGATGTGACTGTGCATTGGGATTCGTACGGTCATCAGTTGACGGTGAAGGAAGTAGAGGCTTCGGCCAAGTGGTTTACAGAGATGTTTCGCAAGTAA
- a CDS encoding ring-cleaving dioxygenase codes for MTQQTAGIHHITAFVTSAQNNVDFYAGFLGLRMVKKTINFDAPDVYHLYFGNEVGSPGTAITFFPWESGRRGRVGGGQVGYTTFLIPVGAFSFWEDRLNKFGIEYRRVERFNETYLQFTDRDGLQLEIVEREGGPASKWSFGGVPADKAIKGFGGAILYSMAPAHTMDVLERLMGLTRVGEENGLVRFQAHGDLGNIIDVNAEPIPRGAGGAGTIHHIAWRAIDDQDHQLWQQRAAQSGLHPTDIIDRQYFNAIYFREPGEILFEIATDPPGFERDEPFDTLGEKLMLPEWYEPRRAQIEQGLPPITVRVLEEDKS; via the coding sequence ATGACACAGCAAACAGCAGGAATTCACCATATCACGGCTTTTGTTACAAGCGCCCAAAATAACGTTGATTTTTACGCAGGTTTTCTCGGATTGCGCATGGTGAAAAAAACGATTAACTTCGATGCGCCAGATGTATATCATCTGTACTTCGGGAATGAGGTCGGCAGTCCAGGTACCGCGATCACCTTTTTCCCGTGGGAATCTGGTCGCCGCGGACGCGTTGGCGGTGGGCAGGTAGGGTATACGACTTTCTTGATTCCGGTGGGGGCGTTTTCCTTCTGGGAGGATCGACTGAATAAATTCGGAATCGAGTACCGCCGCGTAGAGCGTTTTAACGAAACGTATCTGCAATTTACGGACAGAGACGGCTTACAGCTGGAGATCGTAGAACGTGAAGGCGGCCCAGCAAGCAAATGGTCCTTTGGCGGAGTACCGGCTGACAAGGCGATCAAAGGCTTCGGCGGTGCGATCTTGTACAGCATGGCACCAGCCCATACTATGGATGTTCTCGAGAGACTAATGGGACTGACTAGAGTTGGCGAAGAAAACGGCCTTGTCCGCTTCCAGGCTCATGGCGATTTGGGTAATATCATTGACGTGAATGCCGAACCAATACCAAGAGGAGCAGGTGGCGCAGGTACGATCCACCATATCGCATGGCGTGCCATAGACGATCAGGATCACCAACTGTGGCAGCAGCGCGCGGCTCAATCCGGTCTCCATCCGACAGATATTATTGACCGTCAATATTTCAATGCCATCTACTTCCGCGAGCCAGGCGAGATTTTGTTTGAAATTGCGACAGATCCTCCGGGCTTTGAACGAGATGAGCCATTTGACACATTGGGTGAAAAACTGATGCTCCCCGAGTGGTATGAGCCACGTCGTGCCCAGATTGAGCAAGGCTTGCCGCCGATTACAGTCAGAGTGTTGGAGGAAGATAAATCATGA